In bacterium, a genomic segment contains:
- the moaA gene encoding GTP 3',8-cyclase MoaA, which translates to MLYDNYGRAHDDLRISVTDRCNFRCFYCMPEEGMTFLPHEEILTYEEIARVVRLTTELGFVSYHLTGGEPLLRKDLHILIRKMLEIQPGMDMALTTNGVFLPEMAKRLFEAGLRRVNISLDTMDENKFLFMTRRKVFSQVMAGIEAAVEAGFSPIKINAVAIKGLTEEELPRFARWARETGHVVRFIEYMPLDADKSWEKDKVLSAEEILAGLSAEGELELVSGHLSDPATRYRYKDGKGEVGVIASVTRPFCQACNRIRLTAEGEIRTCLFSLEEHNIKSLLRGGATDDEIKKWLADVVRTKTPGHLIGQKEFEQPKRTMSAIGG; encoded by the coding sequence CTTTACGACAACTACGGACGCGCCCACGACGACCTGCGGATCTCCGTGACGGATCGGTGCAACTTCCGGTGCTTCTACTGCATGCCCGAGGAGGGCATGACCTTCCTGCCCCACGAGGAAATCCTCACCTACGAGGAGATCGCCCGGGTGGTCCGCCTCACCACCGAGTTGGGCTTCGTGAGCTATCACCTGACGGGCGGGGAGCCGCTTCTGCGCAAGGACCTTCATATCCTCATCCGGAAGATGCTCGAGATACAGCCGGGGATGGACATGGCCCTCACGACGAACGGGGTGTTTCTCCCCGAGATGGCGAAGCGGCTTTTCGAGGCGGGGCTTCGGCGGGTGAACATCAGCCTCGACACGATGGATGAGAACAAGTTTCTCTTCATGACGCGCCGCAAGGTGTTTTCGCAGGTGATGGCGGGCATCGAGGCGGCCGTGGAAGCGGGCTTCAGCCCGATCAAGATCAACGCGGTGGCGATCAAGGGGCTCACCGAGGAAGAGTTGCCCCGCTTTGCCAGATGGGCGCGCGAAACGGGCCACGTCGTCCGCTTTATCGAATACATGCCGCTCGATGCAGACAAGAGCTGGGAGAAGGACAAAGTCCTCTCCGCCGAGGAGATTCTGGCGGGGCTTTCGGCCGAGGGCGAGCTCGAGCTGGTGAGCGGCCATCTCTCGGACCCGGCCACCCGCTACCGCTACAAGGACGGCAAGGGAGAGGTGGGCGTCATCGCTTCGGTGACGCGCCCCTTCTGCCAGGCCTGCAACCGGATTCGGCTGACGGCGGAGGGCGAGATTCGCACCTGTCTTTTCTCCCTCGAGGAGCACAACATCAAATCCCTTCTTCGCGGCGGCGCCACGGACGATGAGATTAAGAAATGGCTGGCGGATGTGGTGCGCACGAAAACGCCCGGCCATCTGATCGGGCAAAAAGAGTTCGAACAGCCCAAGCGCACGATGAGCGCCATCGGCGGCTAG